In Vigna angularis cultivar LongXiaoDou No.4 chromosome 8, ASM1680809v1, whole genome shotgun sequence, one DNA window encodes the following:
- the LOC108345055 gene encoding S-type anion channel SLAH3 isoform X2, whose protein sequence is MENNINIEIVEQGSPEVPSLIKYISSSEVAGFDTSDFQFPSPSSKGSEATSQGIQHDAPVVINHQRKYSVSMPLSSEEVELPPLDAKTDGIHISSSQSATATSNHPQQSKCYSQPMPKGHVLQEAANGAKVNNNPGIKAFKDKRFDSFKTWSGTLERQLSILRGKSPKATAQNGNNTPRNIERPLPVDRYFDALEGPELETLRASEETVLPQDKKWPFLLRFPISCFGVCLGVSSQAILWKALATSPSTQFLHISLKVNLVLWIISIVLVTIIFTTYLLKIILYFEAVRREYYHPIRVNFFFAPWIALLFLALGVPPSVTKNLHHALWYILMIPIFCLEIKIYGQWMSGGQRRLSKVANPSNHLSIVGNFVGALLGASMGLKEGPIFFFAIGLAHYIVLFVTLYQRLPTNETLPKELHPVFFLFVAAPSVASMAWANIQGSFDYGSRIAYFIALFLYFSLAVRINFFRGFVFSLAWWAYTFPMTGAAIATIRYSNKVTNGVTKTMCVVLSLISTLIVVALLVSTILHAFVFKNLFPNDLAIAISDRKRKPQRKWLGLRYRSHESKEIENYLKFVNPDTIDLEASTTLPNGTEESPSI, encoded by the exons ATGGAAAACAACATAAACATTGAAATTGTAGAACAAGGCTCTCCAGAAGTTCCATCACTTATCAAGTATATATCATCAAGTGAAGTTGCTGGCTTTGATACTTCTGACTTTCAGTTTCCCAGCCCATCATCCAAA GGAAGTGAAGCAACCTCACAAGGAATACAACATGATGCACCTGTAGTCATCAATCATCAAAGGAAGTATTCTGTCAGCATGCCACTTTCTTCTGAAGAAGTGGAGCTTCCACCACTGGATGCAAAAACAGATGGTATTCACATTTCCTCTTCTCAATCAGCAACTGCTACCTCTAACCATCCCCAGCAATCAAAATGTTACTCTCAACCAATGCCAAAAGGCCATGTGCTCCAAGAAGCAGCCAATGGAGCCAAGGTAAACAACAATCCTGGCATCAAAGCATTCAAGGACAAGAGGTTTGACTCTTTCAAAACATGGTCTGGAACACTTGAGAGACAATTATCAATTCTACGAGGAAAGTCACCTAAAGCAACTGCACAAAATGGTAACAACACCCCCAGGAACATTGAAAGGCCTTTACCTGTCGATCGGTATTTCGATGCCTTGGAAGGTCCAGAGTTAGAAACTCTCAGG GCTTCAGAAGAGACAGTGCTACCTCAGGATAAGAAATGGCCATTTCTTCTTCGGTTTCCTATTTCATGCTTTGGTGTCTGCCTTGGAGTTAGCAGCCAAGCAATTCTTTGGAAAGCACTTGCCACATCTCCATCCACTCAATTTCTTCACATAAGCCTCAAAGTCAACTTAGTCTTATGGATCATATCCATTGTTCTTGTTACCATAATTTTCACCACCTATCTTCTCAAAATAATTCTCTACTTTGAAGCGGTTCGTCGTGAGTACTACCATCCAATCCGTGTTAACTTCTTCTTTGCACCATGGATAGCCCTCTTGTTCTTAGCTCTTGGGGTTCCCCCATCAGTGACCAAAAACTTGCACCATGCCCTTTGGTACATTCTAATGATACCAATATTCTGTCTTGAAATTAAGATCTATGGACAGTGGATGTCAGGGGGTCAAAGGAGGCTCTCAAAGGTGGCCAATCCTTCAAATCATTTATCAATTGTTGGAAACTTTGTAGGGGCTTTGCTAGGAGCATCTATGGGTCTTAAAGAAGGgcctattttcttttttgctaTTGGACTAGCTCACTACATTGTCCTGTTTGTAACTCTCTATCAGAGACTTCCAACAAATGAGACCCTCCCAAAAGAGCTGCATCCTGTGTTCTTTCTGTTTGTTGCAGCACCAAGTGTAGCTTCCATGGCATGGGCCAACATTCAGGGCTCTTTTGACTATGGATCACGGATTGCCTATTTCATTGCCCTCTTCCTTTATTTCTCTCTG GCTGTCAGGATCAATTTCTTCAGAGGATTCGT ATTTTCGCTTGCATGGTGGGCCTACACTTTTCCAATGACAGGTGCAGCAATTGCAACAATCAGATACTCAAACAAGGTCACAAATGGGGTTACAAAGACAATGTGTGTGGTACTGAGTCTAATCTCCACACTGATAGTAGTAGCACTGCTTGTATCAACTATATTGCATGCCTTTGTCTTCAAAAACCTCTTTCCCAATGACCTTGCCATTGCCATCAGTGACAGAAAGAGAAAGCCACAAAGGAAGTGGCTAGGTCTCAGATACAGAAGCCATGAGTCCAAAGAGATTGAAAATTACTTGAAGTTTGTGAACCCCGATACCATTGATTTAGAAGCTTCTACCACACTACCAAATGGCACAGAGGAGTCACCTTCTATCTGA
- the LOC108345055 gene encoding S-type anion channel SLAH3 isoform X1 — protein sequence MSSMENNINIEIVEQGSPEVPSLIKYISSSEVAGFDTSDFQFPSPSSKGSEATSQGIQHDAPVVINHQRKYSVSMPLSSEEVELPPLDAKTDGIHISSSQSATATSNHPQQSKCYSQPMPKGHVLQEAANGAKVNNNPGIKAFKDKRFDSFKTWSGTLERQLSILRGKSPKATAQNGNNTPRNIERPLPVDRYFDALEGPELETLRASEETVLPQDKKWPFLLRFPISCFGVCLGVSSQAILWKALATSPSTQFLHISLKVNLVLWIISIVLVTIIFTTYLLKIILYFEAVRREYYHPIRVNFFFAPWIALLFLALGVPPSVTKNLHHALWYILMIPIFCLEIKIYGQWMSGGQRRLSKVANPSNHLSIVGNFVGALLGASMGLKEGPIFFFAIGLAHYIVLFVTLYQRLPTNETLPKELHPVFFLFVAAPSVASMAWANIQGSFDYGSRIAYFIALFLYFSLAVRINFFRGFVFSLAWWAYTFPMTGAAIATIRYSNKVTNGVTKTMCVVLSLISTLIVVALLVSTILHAFVFKNLFPNDLAIAISDRKRKPQRKWLGLRYRSHESKEIENYLKFVNPDTIDLEASTTLPNGTEESPSI from the exons AT GTCTAGTATGGAAAACAACATAAACATTGAAATTGTAGAACAAGGCTCTCCAGAAGTTCCATCACTTATCAAGTATATATCATCAAGTGAAGTTGCTGGCTTTGATACTTCTGACTTTCAGTTTCCCAGCCCATCATCCAAA GGAAGTGAAGCAACCTCACAAGGAATACAACATGATGCACCTGTAGTCATCAATCATCAAAGGAAGTATTCTGTCAGCATGCCACTTTCTTCTGAAGAAGTGGAGCTTCCACCACTGGATGCAAAAACAGATGGTATTCACATTTCCTCTTCTCAATCAGCAACTGCTACCTCTAACCATCCCCAGCAATCAAAATGTTACTCTCAACCAATGCCAAAAGGCCATGTGCTCCAAGAAGCAGCCAATGGAGCCAAGGTAAACAACAATCCTGGCATCAAAGCATTCAAGGACAAGAGGTTTGACTCTTTCAAAACATGGTCTGGAACACTTGAGAGACAATTATCAATTCTACGAGGAAAGTCACCTAAAGCAACTGCACAAAATGGTAACAACACCCCCAGGAACATTGAAAGGCCTTTACCTGTCGATCGGTATTTCGATGCCTTGGAAGGTCCAGAGTTAGAAACTCTCAGG GCTTCAGAAGAGACAGTGCTACCTCAGGATAAGAAATGGCCATTTCTTCTTCGGTTTCCTATTTCATGCTTTGGTGTCTGCCTTGGAGTTAGCAGCCAAGCAATTCTTTGGAAAGCACTTGCCACATCTCCATCCACTCAATTTCTTCACATAAGCCTCAAAGTCAACTTAGTCTTATGGATCATATCCATTGTTCTTGTTACCATAATTTTCACCACCTATCTTCTCAAAATAATTCTCTACTTTGAAGCGGTTCGTCGTGAGTACTACCATCCAATCCGTGTTAACTTCTTCTTTGCACCATGGATAGCCCTCTTGTTCTTAGCTCTTGGGGTTCCCCCATCAGTGACCAAAAACTTGCACCATGCCCTTTGGTACATTCTAATGATACCAATATTCTGTCTTGAAATTAAGATCTATGGACAGTGGATGTCAGGGGGTCAAAGGAGGCTCTCAAAGGTGGCCAATCCTTCAAATCATTTATCAATTGTTGGAAACTTTGTAGGGGCTTTGCTAGGAGCATCTATGGGTCTTAAAGAAGGgcctattttcttttttgctaTTGGACTAGCTCACTACATTGTCCTGTTTGTAACTCTCTATCAGAGACTTCCAACAAATGAGACCCTCCCAAAAGAGCTGCATCCTGTGTTCTTTCTGTTTGTTGCAGCACCAAGTGTAGCTTCCATGGCATGGGCCAACATTCAGGGCTCTTTTGACTATGGATCACGGATTGCCTATTTCATTGCCCTCTTCCTTTATTTCTCTCTG GCTGTCAGGATCAATTTCTTCAGAGGATTCGT ATTTTCGCTTGCATGGTGGGCCTACACTTTTCCAATGACAGGTGCAGCAATTGCAACAATCAGATACTCAAACAAGGTCACAAATGGGGTTACAAAGACAATGTGTGTGGTACTGAGTCTAATCTCCACACTGATAGTAGTAGCACTGCTTGTATCAACTATATTGCATGCCTTTGTCTTCAAAAACCTCTTTCCCAATGACCTTGCCATTGCCATCAGTGACAGAAAGAGAAAGCCACAAAGGAAGTGGCTAGGTCTCAGATACAGAAGCCATGAGTCCAAAGAGATTGAAAATTACTTGAAGTTTGTGAACCCCGATACCATTGATTTAGAAGCTTCTACCACACTACCAAATGGCACAGAGGAGTCACCTTCTATCTGA